The following proteins are co-located in the Numida meleagris isolate 19003 breed g44 Domestic line chromosome 8, NumMel1.0, whole genome shotgun sequence genome:
- the GAB3 gene encoding GRB2-associated-binding protein 3 isoform X1, with protein MSSGDVVCTGWLIKSPPERKLKRYAWRKRWFVLRRGRMSGNPDVLEYYRNNHSKKPIRIIDLNECEVLKHSGPNFIKKEFQNNFVFIVRTTYRTFYLVAKTEEEMQIWVRNISQICNFGHLEDGTGSVESLSHTTSSPQPSPAASTHASRIADPSFSVDHAATDASAAEETPSESESVFLPDYLFLSNCESGKLSHTRCDSWSNSDRSLEQTSSDDVFIDSLQSQPSLYLVQPSGTVHQDGAPLANPGTVPRSTDMSGTASDLSSSSPLLGTPLTPTFPMEQSQSTLPYRVSQLDVLSNTPPPRPPKPTHFSDRRGDEAGSGVLQNGHAGTCRAPVALVPRRISLSSLDNVRNWKADMEGSSLRSRDKRLSLNLPCRFSPLYSTAVDGAEDNYVPMRPSTSPSAPGSDCSPDGYIPMSPSSATFTFPVVSTEKVTSPLPELPSDLEPPPVNRDLKPRRKSRPPPLDLRNLSTIREHAAVTRMWTVPYNRMSFISPERDGINSARIFANSVSGEEEESYIHMEHRQATSPYSGAFPWTRKSNLDYLALDFNSASPSPVQKKPFLSDEQRVDYVQVDEQKTQALQNTKQEWTDERQSKV; from the exons GCCTGGCGGAAGCGCTGGTTCGTGCTGCGCAGAGGGCGCATGAGTGGGAACCCAGACGTGCTGGAGTACTACAGGAACAACCACTCCAAGAAGCCCATCCGCATCATCGACCTCAACGAGTGCGAGGTGCTGAAGCACTCGGGGCCCAACTTCATCAAGAAGGAGTTCCAGAACAATTTCGTCTTCATCGTGAGAACCACCTACCGCACCTTCTACCTGGTGGCCAAAACCGAGGAGGAGATGCAGATCTGGGTGCGCAACATCAGCCAGATCTGCAACTTCGGGCATTTAGAAGATGGCACAG GTTCAGTGGAAAGCCTGTCCCACACGACCTCATCCCCACAGCCCTCACCAGCCGCCTCCACCCACGCGTCCCGCATCGCTGATCCCTCCTTCTCGGTAGACCACGCTGCCACTGatgcttctgctgcagaggagaCCCCTAGCGAGTCGGAGTCTGTCTTCCTCCCCGACTACCTCTTCCTCTCCAACTGCGAGTCGGGCAAGCTCAGCCACACCAG GTGTGACAGCTGGTCCAACTCAGATAGATCGCTGGAGCAGACCTCATCAGATGATGTTTTCATCGACTCTCTGCAGTCCCAGCCCTCCTTGTACCTCGTGCAGCCATCCGGCACCGTGCACCAGGACGGGGCCCCGTTGGCAAACCCAGGCACGGTGCCCAGGAGCACGGACATGAGTGGGACAGCCAGCGACttgtcctcctcctctccacTGCTGGGGACACCGCTGACGCCAACCTTTCCAATGGAGCAGAGCCAAAGCACACTGCCCTATCGTGTGAGCCAGCTGGATGTCCTCTCCAACACGCCCCCACCACGGCCCCCCAAGCCCACCCACTTCTCGGACAGGCGAGGGGATGAGGCGGGCAGTGGGGTGCTGCAGAACGGCCACGCGGGGACCTGCCGCGCTCCAGTGGCGCTGGTGCCCAGGAGGATCTCCCTGTCCAGCCTAGACAATGTCAGGAACTGGAAAG cagaCATGGAAGGCAGTTCTTTAAGAAGTCGAGACAAGAGGCTTAGCTTGAATTTG CCCTGCCGCTTCTCCCCGCTCTACTCAACAGCTGTGGATGGAGCAGAAGACAACTATGTGCCCATGCGCCCCAGCACCTCTCCCTCGGCACCTGGCTCCGACTGCTCCCCTGACGGCTACATCCCCATGAGCCCCAGCTCGGCCACCTTCACCTTCCCTGTTGTCAGCACTGAAAAAGTCACCAGCCCCTTACCCGAGCTGCCCTCCGACCTGGAGCCGCCCCCAGTGAACCGAGACCTCAAGCCTCGCAGGAAAT CACGGCCACCTCCTTTGGACTTGAGAAACCTCTCCACAATCCGGGAGCATGCTGCCGTGACCAGGATGTGGACCGTGCCTTA caaTCGAATGAGCTTTATCTCACCAGAAAGAGACGGTATTAATTCAGCAAGAATATTTGCCAATTCAGTTTCcggagaagaggaagaaagttaCATTCATATG GAGCACAGACAGGCAACATCTCCATACAGTGGTGCTTTTCCATGGACAAGGAAATCTAACCTTGATTACTTAGCATTGGATTTTAATTCTGCTTCCCCATCCCCTGTACAGAAG AAACCGTTTCTTTCTGACGAGCAGAGAGTGGACTATGTCCAGGTGGATGAACAGAAGACTCAGGCTTTACAGAACACTAAGCAGGAATGGACAGATGAGAGGCAATCAAAAGTTTAA
- the GAB3 gene encoding GRB2-associated-binding protein 3 isoform X2: protein MSSGDVVCTGWLIKSPPERKLKRYAWRKRWFVLRRGRMSGNPDVLEYYRNNHSKKPIRIIDLNECEVLKHSGPNFIKKEFQNNFVFIVRTTYRTFYLVAKTEEEMQIWVRNISQICNFGHLEDGTGSVESLSHTTSSPQPSPAASTHASRIADPSFSVDHAATDASAAEETPSESESVFLPDYLFLSNCESGKLSHTRCDSWSNSDRSLEQTSSDDVFIDSLQSQPSLYLVQPSGTVHQDGAPLANPGTVPRSTDMSGTASDLSSSSPLLGTPLTPTFPMEQSQSTLPYRVSQLDVLSNTPPPRPPKPTHFSDRRGDEAGSGVLQNGHAGTCRAPVALVPRRISLSSLDNVRNWKDMEGSSLRSRDKRLSLNLPCRFSPLYSTAVDGAEDNYVPMRPSTSPSAPGSDCSPDGYIPMSPSSATFTFPVVSTEKVTSPLPELPSDLEPPPVNRDLKPRRKSRPPPLDLRNLSTIREHAAVTRMWTVPYNRMSFISPERDGINSARIFANSVSGEEEESYIHMEHRQATSPYSGAFPWTRKSNLDYLALDFNSASPSPVQKKPFLSDEQRVDYVQVDEQKTQALQNTKQEWTDERQSKV from the exons GCCTGGCGGAAGCGCTGGTTCGTGCTGCGCAGAGGGCGCATGAGTGGGAACCCAGACGTGCTGGAGTACTACAGGAACAACCACTCCAAGAAGCCCATCCGCATCATCGACCTCAACGAGTGCGAGGTGCTGAAGCACTCGGGGCCCAACTTCATCAAGAAGGAGTTCCAGAACAATTTCGTCTTCATCGTGAGAACCACCTACCGCACCTTCTACCTGGTGGCCAAAACCGAGGAGGAGATGCAGATCTGGGTGCGCAACATCAGCCAGATCTGCAACTTCGGGCATTTAGAAGATGGCACAG GTTCAGTGGAAAGCCTGTCCCACACGACCTCATCCCCACAGCCCTCACCAGCCGCCTCCACCCACGCGTCCCGCATCGCTGATCCCTCCTTCTCGGTAGACCACGCTGCCACTGatgcttctgctgcagaggagaCCCCTAGCGAGTCGGAGTCTGTCTTCCTCCCCGACTACCTCTTCCTCTCCAACTGCGAGTCGGGCAAGCTCAGCCACACCAG GTGTGACAGCTGGTCCAACTCAGATAGATCGCTGGAGCAGACCTCATCAGATGATGTTTTCATCGACTCTCTGCAGTCCCAGCCCTCCTTGTACCTCGTGCAGCCATCCGGCACCGTGCACCAGGACGGGGCCCCGTTGGCAAACCCAGGCACGGTGCCCAGGAGCACGGACATGAGTGGGACAGCCAGCGACttgtcctcctcctctccacTGCTGGGGACACCGCTGACGCCAACCTTTCCAATGGAGCAGAGCCAAAGCACACTGCCCTATCGTGTGAGCCAGCTGGATGTCCTCTCCAACACGCCCCCACCACGGCCCCCCAAGCCCACCCACTTCTCGGACAGGCGAGGGGATGAGGCGGGCAGTGGGGTGCTGCAGAACGGCCACGCGGGGACCTGCCGCGCTCCAGTGGCGCTGGTGCCCAGGAGGATCTCCCTGTCCAGCCTAGACAATGTCAGGAACTGGAAAG aCATGGAAGGCAGTTCTTTAAGAAGTCGAGACAAGAGGCTTAGCTTGAATTTG CCCTGCCGCTTCTCCCCGCTCTACTCAACAGCTGTGGATGGAGCAGAAGACAACTATGTGCCCATGCGCCCCAGCACCTCTCCCTCGGCACCTGGCTCCGACTGCTCCCCTGACGGCTACATCCCCATGAGCCCCAGCTCGGCCACCTTCACCTTCCCTGTTGTCAGCACTGAAAAAGTCACCAGCCCCTTACCCGAGCTGCCCTCCGACCTGGAGCCGCCCCCAGTGAACCGAGACCTCAAGCCTCGCAGGAAAT CACGGCCACCTCCTTTGGACTTGAGAAACCTCTCCACAATCCGGGAGCATGCTGCCGTGACCAGGATGTGGACCGTGCCTTA caaTCGAATGAGCTTTATCTCACCAGAAAGAGACGGTATTAATTCAGCAAGAATATTTGCCAATTCAGTTTCcggagaagaggaagaaagttaCATTCATATG GAGCACAGACAGGCAACATCTCCATACAGTGGTGCTTTTCCATGGACAAGGAAATCTAACCTTGATTACTTAGCATTGGATTTTAATTCTGCTTCCCCATCCCCTGTACAGAAG AAACCGTTTCTTTCTGACGAGCAGAGAGTGGACTATGTCCAGGTGGATGAACAGAAGACTCAGGCTTTACAGAACACTAAGCAGGAATGGACAGATGAGAGGCAATCAAAAGTTTAA